The Desulfatitalea tepidiphila genome window below encodes:
- a CDS encoding anti-sigma factor — translation MSNHHPVDLLPAYALGSLEDREREIVLHHLRACTDCREKLILFQNTADQLAFGSPPVRPPESIRRRLLAHLGVERSTPRSVSWLQRRVAAWPRAMTASALSGLIFVIVLGLSTLLLWQRIDRSAIIDLDDVRLEDVRQVWLQATAEATGASGILVFSPDKSRALLMVDALKPLQPQYQYQLWLIKNGRRVSGGVFSVSDEGMAGIVVAADRPLTDFDGLGVTVEPFGGSPEPTGKKMLGAKIKL, via the coding sequence ATGAGCAACCACCATCCGGTTGATTTACTGCCGGCATATGCTCTGGGATCTCTGGAAGACAGGGAACGCGAAATAGTCCTTCACCACCTGAGGGCTTGTACGGACTGCCGGGAAAAGTTGATCCTCTTTCAAAATACCGCCGACCAGTTGGCGTTCGGATCCCCGCCGGTCCGCCCGCCGGAAAGCATAAGGCGCCGGTTGTTGGCACACTTGGGTGTGGAGCGCTCCACTCCAAGATCGGTCAGCTGGCTGCAAAGAAGGGTCGCCGCCTGGCCTCGAGCGATGACGGCCAGCGCCCTGTCAGGTCTCATTTTTGTCATTGTTCTGGGCCTGTCCACCTTGCTCTTGTGGCAGCGGATCGATCGTAGCGCAATTATCGATTTGGACGATGTCAGGTTGGAAGATGTCAGGCAGGTTTGGCTGCAGGCCACCGCAGAGGCGACCGGCGCGAGCGGGATCCTTGTTTTTAGCCCGGACAAATCCCGGGCTCTGCTGATGGTTGACGCCTTGAAGCCGCTTCAGCCGCAGTACCAGTATCAACTTTGGTTGATAAAAAATGGCCGCCGAGTCAGCGGGGGCGTATTTTCCGTCTCTGACGAGGGTATGGCCGGAATAGTGGTTGCAGCCGATCGTCCGTTAACAGATTTCGATGGCCTGGGGGTCACAGTCGAGCCTTTTGGCGGCAGTCCAGAGCCGACCGGCAAGAAAATGCTGGGTGCAAAAATTAAGTTGTAA